ACGACATCATCCACACCATGGGTGCCGTCGATCCGGTGCGTGACATCGAAGTCATCACCACCGAGCTCGTGCTCGCCGACCTCGACGCCGTCGAGAAACGCCTGAGCAAGACCCAGAAGCTGGCCAAGGGCGGCGACAAAGACGCGGCGGCCGAATTCGCGCTACTCGAGCGTCTCCAGCCGCACCTCAACCAAGGCAAGCCGGCCAACGTCCTCCCCGACACCACGGACGACGAGAAGAAGCTCCTCCAATTTTTCCAGCTGCTCAGCGCCAAGCCCGTCATCTACGCGTGCAATGTTGCCGAGGGCGATCTCGCCACCGCAGAGGAAAATCCGTTCGTGAAACAAGTGGCCGCCTTCGTGAAGGCCCACCACGATGCCGCCTATGTGCCGATCAGCGCGCACATCGAGGCGGAGTTGATCGACCTGTCCGCCGAAGAGGCCAAGGAGTTCCTGAAGGATCTCGGCGTCTCCGACTCGGGCGTGTCGCAGCTCATCAAGGGCACCTACAATTTGCTCGGCCTGCAGACCTACTTCACCGCCGGTGAAAAAGAGGTGCGTTGCTGGACGATCAAAAAGGGATGGAAAGCTCCGCAAGCAGCGGGCGTCATCCACACTGATTTCGAGAAGGGTTTCATCAAGGCCGAGGTCGTCGCCTACGACGATCTCACCCGCCTTGGCAGCACGGCCGCGGCTCGTGACGCTGGGAAATACCGGATCGAAGGTAAGGAATATGTCTTTCAGGACGGCGACGTCGTATTGTTCAGATTTAATAACTGAACCTGCGGCGCCCAACCGGCCTGTTCTGGTATGCGCAAAACGAAAAGCGCGCCCCTAGGGATGGGGGCGCGCTTTTTATTGTCCGGTGGCCGGGCACGCCATCGTGCCGGCAGAGCGGAAGGCTCGTGCGGTTCCTTACAACACGGTGCCGCTGGGAACGATCACGCCCTTGGGCACGACCAGCACGCCGTCGCGGATGATGATGCCGTGAGCATAATCACCATCGGGCTTGTCCTTGGGGGAGAGCTTCACGTTGTCACCGATGCGGGCGTTTTTATCGATGATGGTGTGCTCGATGTAGCAGTTGGCGCCCACGCCGATGCTGAAGATGCCCTTCGCTGCGTTGTCGGCCTGCTGCTCGGGCGTCTCGTAATAGTCGGCGCCCATCATGACCACGTTGGACAGATGGGTGTTCTCGCCAACGAAGGAGCGAATACCGAGCACGCAACGGGTGAGCTTCGAATCGGTGATGATCGAACCGTCACCAATCACGACGTGGTCGATGTCGCACTTGTTGAGCTTGGAGGCCGGCAGGTAGCGGTCCTGCGTGTAGATCGGCGCAGTCGGGTCGAAGAAGTTAAACGGAGGCAGCGGATCGGACAGCGCGAGGTTGGTGTCGAAGAAGGCCTTCACGGTGCCGATATCTTCCCAATAGCCCTCGAAGATGTGGGCGAAGAGACGCTTGTTTCCGAGGAGGCTCGGGATGACTTCCTTGCCGAAGTCGGTCATGTTGTTATCGAGCGCGTCGGCCAGAACTTGGCGGTTGAACACGTAGATACCCATCGACGCGAGACAGTGCTTCTCGCCGCTCGAAGAGTGCAGGCCGGCTTCGAGTTTCGGGCTGAGCGTGAGGCTGTCGATGACGGCCGGATCCTTCGGTTTTTCGACGAAGCGGTTAATGGAAAGGTCGTCGTTGACCTGCATAAGACCGAGGCCTTCGACCTTGGAAACGGGGAACGGAATGGCCGCGAGGCTGACGTCGGCTTTGCTCGCGATGTGGTCGGCGATGATCTTGCGGAAATCCATCCGGTAAAGCTGGTCACCGGAGAGGATCAACACCAAGTCGTGAGGGAAGCTGCGGAAGTGTTGAAGATTACGACGGACGGCATCGGCGGTGCCTTGATACCAGTTGGCGTTCTTCTCGGTCTGCTCGGCGGAGAGGATGTCCACAAAGCCGCCGCCGAACGGGTCAAAGTGGTAGGTGTTCTGCGTGTGGCGATGTAGCGACGCGGTGTGAAACTGCGTCAGCAGGAAGATGCGGTTGATCTCGGAGTTGATACAGTTGCTGATCGGAATATCGACCAGACGATACTTGCCCGCGAGAGGGACCGCCGGTTTGCACCGTTCTGCAGTCAGAGGATAAAGACGGGTTCCGCGCCCGCCGCCCATGACCACTGCCAAGACTTGTTTCTGCATGCTCATACGAGTTGATAAGAGAGGATTAGGGATAGTGGGTATTACCTTGCGCCACGTTTAAAGCGGCCCGTAAATTCGCGAGCTTAAACAGGTAAAAATTTATGTGTGGAATCGTAGGCTATGTTGGTCGTCAAAAAGCATCTCCCATCCTGCTCGAGGGCTTAAAGCGCCTCGAATATCGCGGCTATGACTCCGCGGGCGTTGCCATCCAGCAGGATGGCCAGCTGGAACTGGTGCGCCGCGTAGGTCGCGTGGACAACCTCGTCAAAGAAGCCGCCAAACACCGCTTCACCGGCACGACCGGCATCTGCCACACCCGCTGGGCCACCCACGGCGGCGTCACCGAGGCCAACGCCCACCCGCACATCAGCAGCGACGGCATGATCGCCCTCGTTCACAACGGTGTAATCGAGAACTACTCGGCCATTAAGAAATTCCTCCAGACCAAGGGCTATACCTTCCACTCCGAGACGGACACCGAGGTGCTTTCGAACCTCATCGCCTACCACTACGCCAAGGAGCCCGCCGCTCCCGCCGGCGAGAGCCGTTTCCTGCACGCCGTCCGCAAAACCCTCCGCCACGTCGAAGGCACCTACGGCATCGCCGTGCTGTGCAAAGACTGCACCAGCGAAATCGTGGCCGCCCGCAAAGGCTCGCCCCTGATCCTCGGCGTAGGCGAAAACGAATACATCCTCGCCTCCGACGTTTCCGCCCTCGTGAGCCGCACCCAGAACGTCGTTTACCTCAAGGACGGCGAGGTCGTGCACGTCACCGCCAAGCAGTTCTCCATCTCGACCCTCGACATGGAAGACGTGTCGCCGGTCGTGGACAAAGTCACTTGGGCCATCGATGCCGCCGAGCTCAACGGCTACGCGCACTTCATGGAGAAGGAGATCTTCGAGCAGCCCGCCGCTCTCGAGAACTCCATGCGCGGCCGCTTCTCCGAAGACGGCTCCACCGCCAAATTCGGCGGCCTTAACCTCGGCCCCGTGGACTTCCGCCAGATCGACCGCTTTGCGTTCCTCGGCTGCGGCACCGCCTGGCACTCCTGCTTGGTGGCCGAGCACTTGATCGAGCGTTTCGCCCGCGTGCCCGTAGAGGTCGATTACGCCTCCGAGTTCCGCTATCGCAACGCCCCGCTTTCCGGCAACCCGCTCTTCTTCGTAATGAGCCAGTCCGGCGAAACCATCGATACGCTGGGCGCGCTCCGCGAAGCCCAGCGCAAGGGCTACAAGGTTCTCGCGATCAACAACACCGTCGGCTCCACCATCGCCCGCGAAGCTGATGGCGGCATCTACCAGCATGTCGGCCCCGAGATCGGCGTCGCCTCGACGAAGGCATTTACCTCGCAGCTGCTCATTGGAGCGATGCTCGCGCTCCACGTTGCGCGTATGCGTGACATGAGTTTCGCCGACGGCGTCGAATACGTAAACGCCCTCAAATCCGCGCCCAACCTTGTTCGCAAGGCGCTCGAACAAGCCGGCCACATCAAGGCCATCGCGCAACGGTTGGCCAAGTATAACGACATGCTGTTCCTCGGACGCCTGTCGCTCTTCCCTATCGCACTCGAAGGTGCGCTGAAGCTGAAGGAAATTTCCTACATCCACGCCGAGGGTTATCCCGCAGCCGAGATGAAACACGGCCCCATCGCCCTCATCAACGAGCTGTGCCCCAGCGTGTTCTTCGCGCCCAAGGGCGAGATTTTCAACAAGGTCGTTTCCTCCATGCAGGAAGTGAAGGCGCGCAAGGGTCCGGTCATCGCCATCATCACCGAAGGTTGCGAACTCCCCGAAGGCCTGGCCGACGAAGTCATCACGATTCCGGACTGCCACGAAGCCGTGTTGCCCATCGTCGCGACCATTCCCGTGCAGTTGCTCAGCTATTACATCGCCGTCGCCCGCGACTGCGATGTGGACAAGCCCCGCAACCTCGCGAAGTCCGTCACGGTGGAATAACGACCACTGCCGCGCGTCCAACACCGCCCGCCCATGAACATTTTCCCCCGCCGAGAGGACTTCCTGAAACTCGCCGCCCAAGGCAACGTCATCCCCGTTTACACCGACCTCATGGCGGACTTCGAGACGCCGGTCTCCGCCTACGCCAAGCTCAAGACCGCCGGCCCGTCCTACCTCCTCGAATCCGTCGAGGGCGGCGAACAGCTCTCGCGTTACAGCTTCATCGGCTGCCGCCCGCGCAAGCTCTTCATCTGCGGTCCCCAAACCACCGAGATCCGCATCCCCGCGCAGTCCGGCCAGCCCCCGCGTGTTGAAACCGTCCCGACTCCGCAGGACCCTCTCAAGCTGATCGAGGCCGAGATGGCCGGCCACCATCCCGTCAACATTCCCGGCCTCCCCCGCTTCACCGGTGGCGCCGTAGGGTTTATTGGATACGAATACGTCACGCGCATCGAGCCCACCGTGCCCGCCGCGAAAACCGACGAGCTGGGCATGCCCCTGCTCTATTTCATGCTGTCGGACTCGCTCCTGATCTTCGACCGCGCCAAGCAAACCCTCCGTCTCTGCGTCAACGCCCACCTGCGCACCGCTGCCGATCCCGCCGCCGCCTACGACGCCGCGGTCGCCGAGCTCAACTCCCTCTACGCCCTACTACGCGAACCCAGCGCGCTCGCTCCCGCGCCCATCGCCGAACCGGCCAAAGTCGAAGTCCCCGCCGGCAATTTCACCAAGCCCGCCTTCGAGGCCGTGGTCGAAAACTGCAAGGAGTTCATCCGCTCCGGCGACATCATCCAGTTCGTCCCGTCGCAGCGCTTCACCAAGCCGTTCACCAAGTCCCCGCTCGATCTCTACCGAGCCCTCCGCACGGTCAACCCGTCGCCCTACATGTTCATCTTGGAGGCCGACGACTTCGCCATCGTCGGCGCATCGCCCGAGGTGCACGTGCGCCTCACCGACGGACTCGTTGAGATCCGCCCCATCGCCGGCACCCGCAAACGCGGCGTCACCCACGCCGACGACCTCGCGCTGGAGCAAGACCTGCTCGCCGACGAAAAAGAACGCGCCGAGCATCTCATGCTCGTCGATCTCGCCCGCAACGACATTGGCCGCGTCTGCCAATACGGCACCGTCACCGTCCCCGAGAGCTTCGTCATCGAACGCTACTCGCACGTCATGCACATCGTCTCCCAGGTCGAAGGTAAAATCGCCTCTGGCAAGACCGCCTACGACCTCATGCGCGCCACCTTCCCGGCAGGCACCGTCAGCGGAGCGCCCAAGATCCGCGCCATGCAGATCATCGCCCAAAACGAACCGTCCCAACGCGGTTTTTACGCCGGCGCCCTCGGTTACTTTGGCTACGACGGCAACAGTGACACCTGCATCATGCTGCGCACCTCGCTCATCAAGGATGGAAAAATCCACATCCAGGCCGGCGCCGGTGTAGTGGCCGACTCGATACCAACCTCCGAATACCAGGAAACCGTCAACAAGGCCTCAGCCCTCTTCAAGGCAGTCGCCATGGCCGAGCAATTCTAACAACCAATATGCCCGCGCGTGCGGGCGCGTTGGTTAGGCGCCCAGCTCGGATACGCGCCCGAAATCCTGCGTCACCGCTTCGCACAAACCGGCAAACGTTTCCTCGGCCAGCGGCAGTTTACGTCCTTTCAGAAACGACACGCCCCACCGGCGTTTCAGTTTTCGTTTCCCGAGTGGAATCGAAACCAGCGCACCTTTCGCCAGCTCCTCACGTGCGATCCATGGTGCCAGCACGCCCGCCCCCATGCCGATCTTCACCAGCTCCTTGATCGCCTCCATGCTGCCCAGTTCGATCACATTCTGCATCGAGACCCCTTCCTCGCGGAAATACTCGTCCACCAACCGGAACGTATAACTGCTCTTGTTGTAGAGCACCAACGTTTCGGCCGCGATGTCCTCTCGTGGCGCCTTCCGCTTGGCCGCCCAAGGATGCATCGGAGAGACTAAGAACCTCAGCTCGTCCTCAAACAACGGACGAAACACCAGATCCGCCGCGTTCGATTCCGATTCGAGCGTGAGCGCGATATCCACCTGGTTACTGCGCAGGAGTTCCAGCTGTCGCGGATGATCACCGGATTCAATTTTGATCACACACGAGGGGAAGCTCTGCTTAAATTCGCGCAGCACTGTAGGGAGAATGTGGTGACACGCCGTCGTGCTGGCGCCTACACGCAGTCGTCCCTGCCCCCAGTTCTGCAGCTCTTCCAACGCCGTGCGCGCGTCCTGCATCTCCCGCAAAATACGCTCCACAGGGGGAAGCAATTGCTCGCCCGCCTGCGTCAGATGCACTTTTTTGCCCACGCGATCAAAAAGACGCACGCCCATCTCGCGCTCGAAGGTCTTGATGGTATGGCTGACCGCCGACTGCGTCAGGAACAGATCTTTCGCCGCCATGGTAAAACTTCCCCGTCGGGCGAGAGTTGCAAAGGCCAGCATCTGCCGGCTGTCGAGAGTGGCGCTCATCGATGAAGATTCCTCATCATTTTCATTAAATGTTTGAAAAGCATTTCTTGTTCCAAACGCAGTTGGTGGCACGTCGGAGGCTTAACGCAAGGACATCTGCGTATGACCTCGACCATTCGAAAAACACCGGCAACCGCCGCGCCACGCCGCCCATTGCGCATCGGTTTCATCGCGCTCAACGACGCCGCCCCGATCATCGTCGCACATGAAAACGGCTTCTTCCAGAAGCACGGCCTGAGTGTCGAACTCAGCCGCGAGGTCGGCTGGGCCACGGTTCGTGACAAGGTCATTCATCGCGAACTCGACGCCGCCCACGCCCTCGGCGCGATGGTGATCAGCACCAACCTCGGTCTCAACTGCCTGCCCTGCGAGTGCCTCACTGGCTTCGTCCTCAACACCAACGGCAACTGCGTCACCCTTTCCGAGGATCTCTGGAACCGCGGCGTGCGCGATGCCGTCACCATGCGCGACGAGATTATCCGCTCCCGCCACGATCGCACCTATGTCTTCGGCGTCGTGTTCGCCCACTCCTCCCACCGCATTCACATTTGCGACTGGCTGCGCAGCGGCGGCATCGATCCGGAGAAGGACGTGCGCATCGTCGTCGTTCCGCCGCCCCAGCTTTTTCGCAATCTCGCCGCCGGCACCATCGACGGCTACTGCGTCGGCGATCCGTGGAACTCCCTAGCCGTCCGCGAAAAAATCGGCTGGTGCCCCGCCATCAGTCCTGACCTCGCCCCCGGCCACGCGGAAAAAGTGGTCATGGTCCGCAGCGACTTCGCCGAAACCCGCGCCGAAGAACACCTCGCCATGATCGCCGCCCTTTCCGAGGCCGCCGCCCTGTGCGACCAAACCAATTTCCGTCCTGAGCTCTGCAAGATTCTCGCCCGCCGCGAATACATGAACGTTCCCGCGCGCGTCATCCAGTCGAGTCTCGTCGGTCCCTTTGACTACGGCCACGGCCGCACGGTCTCCGCCGACGACTTCATCCATTACCACCGCAACGGCGCCAACGACCCCACCGCCGCCAAAGCCGCCTGGCTCATCGATGGTTTTAACCGCCACCGGTTCCTGCCCGCCGGCATCACGGTTCCCGCCGATCTCGGCGCCCGCTCTTTCCGCTCCGATCTTTACCACCTTGCCCAGAAGCCTTCCCGCACTTCCCGCCATGACAAAACACTCGTTCACGCCTGATTCATTTCGTCCCCGCCAACCGTCGCGACGCTCTTTCATCGCAACCACCGCCGCCTCCCTCGGTCTCGCTGCGCTTCTCAGCCTAGCGCCTTCGATTGCCCACGCCGCGCCCGACTACACTCCCGAGCAATCCGAGGTCTCCTTCGGCTTCATCGCCCTGACCGACTGCTCGCCCATCGTCATCGCCCACGAAAAAGGCTTCTTCGCCAAATACGGTATCAAAGCCACTATCAAGAAAGGCGCCAGCTGGGCCGCCATCCGCGACATGCTCAGCTCGGGTGACATCCAATCCACCCACATGCTGATCGGTATGCCGTTCGCCTCCACCATGGGCCTCGGCGGCGCGACCCCCAAGCCGATGATCATCCCTTGGATGCTCAATCGCAACGGCCAGGCCATCACCTTGTCCAACGATTTCAAGGGCAAGGTCGGTGCTGATCCCAAAGCACTGAAACCCTTCGTGGACGCCGCCAAGGCCAAGGGCACACCCCTCACGTTCGCGATGACGTTCCCTCCCGGCACCCACGCCATGTGGATGCGCTACTATCTCGCCGCCGGCG
This portion of the Rariglobus hedericola genome encodes:
- the ychF gene encoding redox-regulated ATPase YchF; this translates as MLKAGIVGLPNVGKSTLFNALTRSRKAEAANYPFCTIDPNVGVVVVPDERAYVLKGIAKTNVVVPAAIEFVDIAGLVAGASKGEGLGNKFLANIRETDAIVHVVRCFVDDDIIHTMGAVDPVRDIEVITTELVLADLDAVEKRLSKTQKLAKGGDKDAAAEFALLERLQPHLNQGKPANVLPDTTDDEKKLLQFFQLLSAKPVIYACNVAEGDLATAEENPFVKQVAAFVKAHHDAAYVPISAHIEAELIDLSAEEAKEFLKDLGVSDSGVSQLIKGTYNLLGLQTYFTAGEKEVRCWTIKKGWKAPQAAGVIHTDFEKGFIKAEVVAYDDLTRLGSTAAARDAGKYRIEGKEYVFQDGDVVLFRFNN
- a CDS encoding glucose-1-phosphate adenylyltransferase codes for the protein MSMQKQVLAVVMGGGRGTRLYPLTAERCKPAVPLAGKYRLVDIPISNCINSEINRIFLLTQFHTASLHRHTQNTYHFDPFGGGFVDILSAEQTEKNANWYQGTADAVRRNLQHFRSFPHDLVLILSGDQLYRMDFRKIIADHIASKADVSLAAIPFPVSKVEGLGLMQVNDDLSINRFVEKPKDPAVIDSLTLSPKLEAGLHSSSGEKHCLASMGIYVFNRQVLADALDNNMTDFGKEVIPSLLGNKRLFAHIFEGYWEDIGTVKAFFDTNLALSDPLPPFNFFDPTAPIYTQDRYLPASKLNKCDIDHVVIGDGSIITDSKLTRCVLGIRSFVGENTHLSNVVMMGADYYETPEQQADNAAKGIFSIGVGANCYIEHTIIDKNARIGDNVKLSPKDKPDGDYAHGIIIRDGVLVVPKGVIVPSGTVL
- the glmS gene encoding glutamine--fructose-6-phosphate transaminase (isomerizing) encodes the protein MCGIVGYVGRQKASPILLEGLKRLEYRGYDSAGVAIQQDGQLELVRRVGRVDNLVKEAAKHRFTGTTGICHTRWATHGGVTEANAHPHISSDGMIALVHNGVIENYSAIKKFLQTKGYTFHSETDTEVLSNLIAYHYAKEPAAPAGESRFLHAVRKTLRHVEGTYGIAVLCKDCTSEIVAARKGSPLILGVGENEYILASDVSALVSRTQNVVYLKDGEVVHVTAKQFSISTLDMEDVSPVVDKVTWAIDAAELNGYAHFMEKEIFEQPAALENSMRGRFSEDGSTAKFGGLNLGPVDFRQIDRFAFLGCGTAWHSCLVAEHLIERFARVPVEVDYASEFRYRNAPLSGNPLFFVMSQSGETIDTLGALREAQRKGYKVLAINNTVGSTIAREADGGIYQHVGPEIGVASTKAFTSQLLIGAMLALHVARMRDMSFADGVEYVNALKSAPNLVRKALEQAGHIKAIAQRLAKYNDMLFLGRLSLFPIALEGALKLKEISYIHAEGYPAAEMKHGPIALINELCPSVFFAPKGEIFNKVVSSMQEVKARKGPVIAIITEGCELPEGLADEVITIPDCHEAVLPIVATIPVQLLSYYIAVARDCDVDKPRNLAKSVTVE
- the trpE gene encoding anthranilate synthase component I, which codes for MNIFPRREDFLKLAAQGNVIPVYTDLMADFETPVSAYAKLKTAGPSYLLESVEGGEQLSRYSFIGCRPRKLFICGPQTTEIRIPAQSGQPPRVETVPTPQDPLKLIEAEMAGHHPVNIPGLPRFTGGAVGFIGYEYVTRIEPTVPAAKTDELGMPLLYFMLSDSLLIFDRAKQTLRLCVNAHLRTAADPAAAYDAAVAELNSLYALLREPSALAPAPIAEPAKVEVPAGNFTKPAFEAVVENCKEFIRSGDIIQFVPSQRFTKPFTKSPLDLYRALRTVNPSPYMFILEADDFAIVGASPEVHVRLTDGLVEIRPIAGTRKRGVTHADDLALEQDLLADEKERAEHLMLVDLARNDIGRVCQYGTVTVPESFVIERYSHVMHIVSQVEGKIASGKTAYDLMRATFPAGTVSGAPKIRAMQIIAQNEPSQRGFYAGALGYFGYDGNSDTCIMLRTSLIKDGKIHIQAGAGVVADSIPTSEYQETVNKASALFKAVAMAEQF
- a CDS encoding LysR family transcriptional regulator; this translates as MSATLDSRQMLAFATLARRGSFTMAAKDLFLTQSAVSHTIKTFEREMGVRLFDRVGKKVHLTQAGEQLLPPVERILREMQDARTALEELQNWGQGRLRVGASTTACHHILPTVLREFKQSFPSCVIKIESGDHPRQLELLRSNQVDIALTLESESNAADLVFRPLFEDELRFLVSPMHPWAAKRKAPREDIAAETLVLYNKSSYTFRLVDEYFREEGVSMQNVIELGSMEAIKELVKIGMGAGVLAPWIAREELAKGALVSIPLGKRKLKRRWGVSFLKGRKLPLAEETFAGLCEAVTQDFGRVSELGA
- a CDS encoding CmpA/NrtA family ABC transporter substrate-binding protein; the protein is MTSTIRKTPATAAPRRPLRIGFIALNDAAPIIVAHENGFFQKHGLSVELSREVGWATVRDKVIHRELDAAHALGAMVISTNLGLNCLPCECLTGFVLNTNGNCVTLSEDLWNRGVRDAVTMRDEIIRSRHDRTYVFGVVFAHSSHRIHICDWLRSGGIDPEKDVRIVVVPPPQLFRNLAAGTIDGYCVGDPWNSLAVREKIGWCPAISPDLAPGHAEKVVMVRSDFAETRAEEHLAMIAALSEAAALCDQTNFRPELCKILARREYMNVPARVIQSSLVGPFDYGHGRTVSADDFIHYHRNGANDPTAAKAAWLIDGFNRHRFLPAGITVPADLGARSFRSDLYHLAQKPSRTSRHDKTLVHA